One window of Mesorhizobium loti R88b genomic DNA carries:
- a CDS encoding LLM class flavin-dependent oxidoreductase, with the protein MEFATFILAAQRGYHQSCDSVIGNSIEQTIASEQAGFNTAWFAEHHFNNYSLVPSPLMMVAHCAGLTSTIRLGTGVCVLPLYQPQRLLSEIGFADIVSNGRLELGVGSGYQQFEFERFGVDVDQAPAVFAEYLDILLKGLNQKVFEHNGQYEKIPLTAISLRTIQRPAPPIWIACGSARSMCRAYREGHNLFVTAFHNGLENLRTLRETIEAAAASRGKDVTAAKVGLLRCCYASDDQAEFDSYLDNARFQRRLSEALHQRRQQSRDGYLLQETPTKQDLSFETMRQNLPIGSVSRVIDRLLEEISILKPDQIAIQTQLGDFDQKTMLRQIELWGDKIIPAINKSLG; encoded by the coding sequence ATGGAATTCGCGACGTTCATCTTGGCGGCCCAGCGAGGCTATCATCAATCGTGCGACAGCGTCATCGGTAATTCCATAGAACAGACAATCGCTTCGGAGCAGGCTGGCTTCAACACCGCTTGGTTCGCCGAGCACCACTTCAACAATTACAGCCTGGTTCCCTCGCCCTTGATGATGGTGGCGCACTGTGCTGGCCTTACGAGCACCATTCGCCTTGGCACCGGTGTGTGTGTGCTGCCGCTATATCAACCGCAGCGCCTGCTCTCCGAGATCGGCTTTGCCGATATCGTTTCGAACGGCCGCCTCGAACTCGGCGTCGGCTCGGGATACCAGCAGTTCGAGTTCGAGCGCTTCGGCGTCGATGTCGATCAGGCGCCGGCCGTGTTTGCGGAATACCTGGATATCCTTCTCAAGGGCCTTAACCAGAAGGTCTTCGAGCACAATGGCCAGTATGAGAAAATACCTTTAACGGCGATTTCGCTGCGCACCATCCAAAGGCCAGCCCCACCGATCTGGATCGCCTGCGGGTCCGCGCGAAGCATGTGCCGGGCCTATCGTGAGGGCCACAATCTTTTCGTCACGGCGTTCCACAACGGCTTGGAAAACTTGAGAACGCTGCGTGAGACCATCGAGGCAGCAGCGGCCTCGCGGGGTAAGGATGTCACTGCCGCCAAGGTAGGGCTTCTGCGCTGCTGCTATGCCAGCGACGATCAGGCGGAGTTCGACAGCTATCTCGACAACGCCCGCTTCCAGCGCCGGCTATCTGAAGCACTTCATCAGCGCCGCCAGCAGAGCCGGGACGGCTATCTGCTGCAGGAAACACCGACGAAGCAGGATCTGTCGTTCGAGACCATGCGCCAGAACCTGCCGATCGGCAGCGTAAGTCGCGTCATCGATCGCCTGCTGGAAGAGATAAGTATCCTGAAGCCGGACCAGATCGCAATTCAGACCCAATTGGGAGATTTCGACCAAAAGACGATGCTACGCCAGATTGAGCTCTGGGGAGACAAGATCATTCCAGCGATCAACAAGTCGCTTGGTTAG
- a CDS encoding SDR family oxidoreductase has translation MKQAGRVVIITGAAGGIGRALVEIVAADGDIVVAVDLPGSGVLELAGGLGHPHLGLECDVSREEDIVALYGHIEAQFAKIDVLVNNAAIGPAMAATIDTGFEAFRRVLATNLIGPFIMAGEAASRMQPGAAIVNVASLAGVLGNPKRNAYASSKAGLIALTRSLACEWASRGIRVTAVAPGYVRTPMVAELERAGKMDLAAVRRRVPMGRMARPDEIARAVRFLASAQTGYITGSVLTVDGGWMSFNQPGDAHPPVDETPRAELFRPAERTGARTVVVTGGANGIGAAVVRRFAANSDTVVIADKDGAGAAELAGLLGGRHVAKSADLAVESEVVALFEEIRGRFGRIEILVNCAAIADTFVRGIEIPRQIERVLDVNLTGTFTCAREAIKSMDAGGVILNLGSINSFLPFVPRHAYGASRAGMNILTRCMAAELGSVGIRTATVALGYIRTPDIAQLIESGCIDSVAIKRRIPMGRMGEPEDVAEAVFFLASPDASYVNGSTLYVDGGLTSLADARNAQPTDQENPTECSPATGCGSSKPTRFED, from the coding sequence ATGAAGCAGGCAGGACGGGTCGTCATCATAACGGGAGCGGCAGGCGGAATCGGCCGTGCGCTGGTCGAGATCGTTGCCGCCGATGGAGACATCGTCGTTGCGGTGGACCTTCCTGGCAGCGGCGTTCTTGAACTGGCCGGCGGTCTCGGCCATCCGCATCTGGGCCTCGAATGCGATGTCTCACGAGAAGAGGACATTGTCGCCCTATACGGCCACATCGAAGCGCAGTTCGCGAAAATCGATGTTCTCGTCAACAACGCGGCGATAGGACCCGCCATGGCTGCGACTATCGACACCGGTTTCGAGGCCTTCCGACGCGTGCTGGCAACAAATCTGATCGGGCCTTTCATCATGGCCGGCGAAGCGGCGAGCCGCATGCAGCCCGGCGCTGCCATTGTCAACGTCGCTTCGCTGGCGGGCGTGCTCGGCAATCCCAAGCGCAACGCCTATGCCAGCTCGAAGGCAGGCTTGATCGCTCTCACGAGATCGCTTGCATGCGAGTGGGCCTCGCGCGGCATCCGCGTAACGGCGGTAGCGCCAGGATACGTGCGCACGCCGATGGTGGCGGAACTGGAACGTGCGGGCAAGATGGACCTCGCGGCCGTGCGCCGCCGCGTGCCCATGGGGCGAATGGCGCGCCCCGACGAGATCGCTCGGGCCGTGCGTTTTTTGGCCAGCGCACAGACGGGCTACATCACAGGATCGGTGCTGACGGTCGACGGCGGTTGGATGTCGTTCAACCAGCCGGGCGACGCGCACCCGCCGGTCGACGAGACGCCTCGAGCCGAACTCTTCCGGCCGGCCGAACGAACTGGCGCGCGCACAGTGGTCGTGACGGGCGGCGCGAACGGTATAGGCGCCGCCGTCGTTCGCCGCTTTGCCGCGAACTCCGACACAGTCGTGATTGCTGATAAAGATGGTGCTGGGGCGGCAGAACTCGCTGGTTTGCTGGGCGGCAGGCACGTGGCGAAATCCGCCGACTTGGCGGTCGAGAGCGAGGTGGTGGCCCTGTTCGAGGAAATACGGGGGCGCTTCGGTCGCATCGAGATCCTCGTCAACTGTGCTGCTATTGCCGATACGTTTGTGCGAGGGATCGAAATCCCGCGACAGATCGAGCGGGTACTGGACGTCAATCTCACCGGCACCTTCACCTGCGCGCGCGAGGCGATCAAGTCGATGGACGCCGGCGGCGTAATCCTCAATCTTGGATCGATCAATAGTTTCCTGCCCTTCGTGCCGCGCCATGCCTATGGGGCGTCCAGGGCGGGTATGAACATTCTGACCCGGTGCATGGCGGCCGAACTCGGGTCGGTCGGCATCCGAACGGCCACCGTCGCTCTTGGCTATATCCGTACGCCTGACATTGCTCAGCTGATCGAGTCCGGCTGCATCGATTCCGTAGCGATCAAACGGCGCATCCCGATGGGGCGGATGGGAGAGCCCGAAGACGTCGCCGAGGCAGTGTTCTTTCTGGCCTCGCCTGATGCCTCATACGTAAACGGCTCGACCCTCTACGTGGACGGCGGCTTGACCTCGTTGGCTGACGCGCGAAACGCCCAGCCAACCGATCAAGAAAATCCAACCGAATGTTCGCCGGCGACCGGTTGCGGTTCGTCGAAGCCGACGAGGTTCGAGGATTGA